One genomic segment of Aquamicrobium lusatiense includes these proteins:
- a CDS encoding LysE family translocator, with the protein MDLTSLLIFAAALFVAAGSPGPSVAALVARVISTGFRGVFPFLLALWIGEAIWLSLAVFGLAVVAQTFHLAFLILKWAGVGYLLFLAWKMWTAPVEAHGAPLPQAGSSLKMFFAGLAVSLGNPKVMMFYLALLPTIIDLQSVTVLGWLELTLTMVVVLVIIDLSWALAAVQARRLLKSRRAMQIANRISAATMAGAAAAIAGRS; encoded by the coding sequence ATGGATCTGACCTCTCTGCTCATCTTCGCCGCAGCATTGTTCGTTGCCGCCGGCTCTCCGGGGCCGTCCGTGGCGGCGCTGGTCGCGCGGGTCATTTCCACGGGCTTTCGCGGGGTGTTCCCGTTTCTGCTGGCGCTCTGGATCGGGGAGGCGATCTGGCTCTCGCTAGCGGTTTTCGGGCTTGCGGTGGTTGCCCAGACTTTCCATCTTGCCTTTCTCATCCTGAAATGGGCTGGCGTGGGATATCTGCTTTTTCTCGCGTGGAAGATGTGGACGGCCCCTGTCGAGGCGCACGGCGCGCCCCTGCCGCAGGCAGGTTCCTCCCTGAAAATGTTCTTCGCGGGTCTGGCGGTGTCGCTCGGCAACCCCAAGGTGATGATGTTCTATCTGGCGCTGCTGCCGACCATCATCGATCTGCAATCGGTCACCGTGCTGGGCTGGCTTGAACTGACGCTGACCATGGTCGTGGTTCTGGTCATCATCGATCTCTCATGGGCGCTTGCCGCCGTTCAGGCGCGCCGCCTGCTGAAGAGCCGGCGTGCCATGCAGATCGCCAACCGCATCAGTGCTGCGACCATGGCGGGTGCCGCCGCCGCGATTGCCGGGCGCTCGTGA
- the typA gene encoding translational GTPase TypA gives MKLRNIAIIAHVDHGKTTLVDALLKQSGSVRDNQRVAERVMDSGDIEKERGITILAKATSVEWKDARINIVDTPGHADFGGEVERILNMVDGVIVLVDSAEGPMPQTKFVVGKALKVGLRPIVAINKIDRPDARADEVINEVFDLFAALDATDEQLDFPILYGSGRDGWMAASPEGPKDQGLAPLFDLVLDHVPAPKVGDGPFRMIGTILEANPFLGRIVTGRIESGTLKPNQPVKVLHHDGTVLETGRVSKILAFRGIERQPIEEAQAGDIVAIAGLSKGTVADTFCDPSLNEALPAQPIDPPTVTMSFIVNDSPLAGTEGDKVTSRVIRDRLLKEAEGSVALSIEESADKDSFYVSGRGELQLSVLIETMRREGFELAVSRPRVVMQKDENGQILEPIEEVVIDVDEEHAGIVVQKMSERKAEMIELRPSGGDRQRLVFLAPTRGLIGYQSELLTDTRGTAVMNRLFNSYQPYKGELGGRTNGVLISNEQGEAVAYALWNLEDRGPMVIDPGVKVYQGMIIGIHSRDNDLEVNVLKGKKLTNIRAAGKDEAVKLTPPIRMTLERALSWIQEDELVEVTPKSIRLRKLYLDPNERKRFEKQKVAGAA, from the coding sequence ATGAAACTCCGTAACATCGCGATCATCGCGCATGTTGACCACGGCAAGACGACGCTGGTCGATGCGCTCCTCAAGCAATCCGGCTCCGTCCGCGACAACCAGCGCGTCGCTGAACGCGTCATGGATTCCGGCGATATCGAGAAGGAGCGCGGCATCACCATTCTCGCCAAGGCGACTTCGGTGGAGTGGAAAGACGCCCGCATCAACATCGTCGACACCCCCGGCCACGCCGATTTCGGCGGCGAGGTGGAGCGCATCCTCAACATGGTCGACGGCGTGATCGTGCTGGTCGACTCGGCCGAAGGCCCGATGCCGCAGACCAAGTTTGTGGTCGGCAAGGCGCTGAAGGTCGGCCTTCGCCCCATCGTCGCCATCAACAAGATCGACCGTCCCGACGCCCGCGCCGATGAGGTCATCAACGAGGTGTTTGACCTGTTCGCGGCGCTCGACGCCACCGACGAGCAGCTCGACTTCCCGATCCTGTACGGTTCGGGCCGCGACGGCTGGATGGCCGCCAGCCCCGAGGGTCCCAAGGATCAGGGCCTTGCACCGCTGTTCGATCTGGTGCTCGACCACGTTCCGGCCCCGAAGGTCGGCGATGGCCCCTTCCGCATGATCGGCACCATTCTGGAAGCCAACCCTTTCCTTGGCCGCATCGTCACCGGCCGCATCGAAAGCGGCACGCTGAAGCCGAACCAGCCGGTCAAGGTTCTGCACCATGACGGCACGGTTCTGGAAACCGGCCGCGTGTCAAAGATTCTCGCCTTCCGTGGCATCGAGCGCCAGCCGATCGAAGAGGCGCAGGCAGGTGACATCGTCGCCATCGCCGGTCTTTCCAAGGGCACTGTCGCCGACACGTTCTGCGATCCTTCGCTGAACGAGGCGCTGCCGGCCCAGCCGATCGATCCGCCGACCGTGACCATGAGCTTCATCGTCAACGATTCGCCGCTGGCGGGCACCGAGGGCGACAAGGTGACGAGCCGCGTTATCCGCGATCGTCTGCTCAAGGAAGCCGAGGGCAGCGTGGCGCTCAGCATCGAGGAATCTGCCGATAAGGATTCCTTCTATGTGTCGGGCCGCGGCGAGCTGCAGCTTTCGGTTCTGATCGAGACCATGCGCCGCGAGGGCTTCGAGCTTGCCGTGTCGCGTCCGCGCGTCGTCATGCAGAAGGACGAGAACGGCCAGATTCTGGAGCCGATCGAGGAAGTCGTCATCGACGTCGACGAGGAGCACGCCGGCATCGTCGTGCAGAAGATGAGCGAGCGCAAGGCCGAGATGATCGAGCTGCGCCCGTCCGGCGGTGATCGCCAGCGTCTCGTCTTCCTCGCCCCGACCCGCGGTCTCATCGGCTACCAGTCGGAGCTTTTGACCGACACGCGCGGCACGGCGGTGATGAACCGCCTGTTCAATTCCTACCAGCCTTACAAGGGCGAGCTGGGCGGACGCACCAACGGCGTTCTGATCTCCAACGAACAGGGCGAGGCTGTCGCCTATGCGCTGTGGAATCTGGAAGATCGCGGCCCGATGGTGATCGATCCCGGCGTCAAGGTCTATCAGGGCATGATCATCGGCATCCATTCGCGTGACAACGATCTGGAAGTGAACGTGCTGAAGGGCAAGAAGCTCACCAACATCCGCGCCGCCGGCAAGGATGAGGCCGTGAAGCTGACCCCGCCAATCCGCATGACGCTGGAGCGCGCACTGTCGTGGATCCAGGAGGACGAGCTGGTGGAAGTGACGCCGAAGTCGATCCGCCTGCGCAAGCTCTATCTCGATCCCAATGAGCGCAAGCGCTTCGAGAAGCAGAAGGTGGCCGGCGCGGCCTGA
- a CDS encoding NAD-glutamate dehydrogenase: MAIEKAGYDRTATKRSAGAGSGTGGRLLEYLLARAPDEDVAAYDEADLERAAALAEQAVASHSKGGSTILIDAGADVSRQGRPVTVITVVNDNMPFLFDSVIGEINEAVGEAFFVAHPVLNVRHDAAGGVEILGDTCASREDAGADRLSVIQVHVARMNADEASLLEQKLSRTLEQVRAAVHDWKPMLARLDVAISDFRHAPVPLEQEAVREAIAFLEWLRDDNFTFLGMREYRYSGGEESGTLELADKAGLGILGDPDVLVLRRGTESVTTTPEIRAFLHGPEPLIVTKANAKSSVHRRIYLDYVGVKTYTADGELAGELRIVGLFTSTAYTRSVMNIPYLRSKAKTVIEQSGLNQLDHAGKALINVLESYPRDELFQIPVPLLGRHCEAILGLVDRPRVRALIRADQFDRFVSVIVFVPRDHYDSEVREKIGVYLKTVFEGRVSAFYPAFPEGGLARIHFIIGRSGCKTPEVDTATIEAEIRDIVRTWEDALREAAGPEGVDRQVTEIAQRLPQSYRNSFSPDVALVDAARIAQVSGENPIVIDYYRDVFQTQEQASLKIYHHGSPVALSQRVPILENLGFRVISERTFEVDGGSGTEGADKVFVHDMELENAYGRPVDLSDGGALFDEAFLAVWRGEMDNDGYNALAQTAGLAASEILVLRAYGRYLQQAGIPQSQDFIAAALNRYPEIARGLYMLFVARFDPAAPQGDEVAARHLKAKIRDALEDVPNIDDDTIIRRYLNLIEATLRTNHFVEGKLERGHSLAFKLDPRAIEGLPEPRPWREIFVYGSQVEGVHLRFGPVARGGLRLSDRAQDYRTEVLGLVKAQQVKNAVIVPVGAKGGFYPKRLPVGGSRDEVFEAGRAAYINFISSMLSITDNIGTDAVIPPQGVVRHDGDDPYFVVAADKGTATFSDTANAISEAHDFWLDDAFASGGSAGYDHKGMAITARGAWEAVKRHFREMNRDIQTTPFTCIGVGDMSGDVFGNGMLRSEQTRLIAAFDHRDIFIDPDPDAASSFAERQRLFGVPRSSWQDYDKSKLSAGGMIVSRSQKSITLTPEAAAAIGIGKTVATPVEVIRAILAAPVDLLWFGGIGTYLKAAGETNQDVGDRANDAIRINGGDVRAKVIGEGANLGMTQRARIEYGLRGGRSNSDAIDNSGGVNCSDVEVNIKIALAAAMRKGALERPARNKLLAEMTDEVAGLVLANNYQQTLALSLARRRGLADMAHQARFMAALESRGLLDRAVENLPSAAVLAEREARGEPLTRPELGVLLAYAKIVLFSDIVASEVPDNPHFGQDLMSYFPHAMAERFGEEITTHRLRREIITRVLANDLVNRGGPTFVNRLMETTGRSAADVMLTFVLIREGFGLPALYDEIDALDNRIDGEVQLGLYQTVSRLIYVNSGWYLKNDAGGGDLDERIASLKTARTELEPNLLQLLPETSRERVDAARADLVSHGVPEQLAARLALAEFADLVPDIALTARLAGADMIAAARAFFAVSEAFRIARIEEAAYAISPSDYYDQLALSRATDTIDAARSGIAVAALAGHGGAEDPVAAWLEAGGARVGAIRERLQALTEAGDISVSRLSVAAGLMSDLSGPRGA; the protein is encoded by the coding sequence ATGGCTATTGAGAAAGCCGGATACGACAGAACCGCAACGAAGAGGAGCGCCGGGGCTGGCTCCGGAACCGGCGGCAGACTTCTGGAATATTTGCTGGCGCGGGCACCCGATGAGGACGTCGCGGCCTATGATGAAGCGGATCTGGAACGCGCCGCAGCGCTGGCCGAACAAGCCGTCGCAAGCCACAGCAAGGGCGGGAGCACCATCCTGATCGATGCCGGTGCGGACGTCTCGCGGCAGGGCCGCCCCGTAACGGTCATCACCGTCGTCAACGACAACATGCCGTTCCTGTTCGATTCCGTCATCGGCGAGATCAACGAGGCGGTCGGGGAGGCGTTCTTCGTCGCGCATCCGGTGCTGAACGTGCGCCATGACGCTGCGGGCGGGGTGGAAATTCTGGGTGACACATGTGCGTCCCGCGAAGACGCCGGTGCCGACCGGCTGAGCGTCATTCAGGTTCATGTCGCCCGCATGAACGCGGATGAAGCTTCCCTGCTGGAGCAGAAGCTCAGCCGCACGCTTGAGCAGGTGCGCGCCGCCGTCCACGACTGGAAACCGATGCTGGCCAGACTGGATGTGGCGATCAGCGATTTCCGCCATGCACCGGTTCCGCTGGAGCAGGAGGCCGTCAGGGAGGCGATCGCCTTCCTCGAATGGCTGCGCGACGACAATTTCACCTTCCTCGGCATGCGCGAATACAGATACAGCGGCGGCGAGGAAAGCGGCACGCTGGAACTGGCCGACAAGGCGGGTCTCGGCATTCTGGGGGATCCGGACGTTCTGGTGCTGCGCCGTGGCACGGAATCGGTGACCACCACGCCGGAAATCCGCGCCTTCCTGCACGGGCCCGAGCCACTGATCGTGACCAAGGCAAACGCCAAGTCGTCGGTGCACCGGCGCATTTACCTCGACTATGTCGGGGTCAAGACCTACACGGCCGATGGCGAGCTTGCGGGTGAACTGCGCATCGTCGGCCTGTTCACGTCCACCGCCTACACGCGCTCGGTGATGAACATTCCCTATCTTCGCTCCAAGGCGAAGACGGTGATCGAACAGTCCGGCCTCAACCAGCTCGACCATGCAGGCAAGGCCCTCATCAATGTGCTGGAGAGCTATCCGCGTGACGAGCTGTTCCAGATTCCGGTGCCTTTGCTGGGCAGGCATTGCGAAGCGATACTCGGTCTGGTTGACCGGCCGCGTGTGCGTGCGCTGATCCGGGCGGACCAGTTCGACCGCTTCGTCTCCGTCATTGTCTTCGTTCCCCGCGATCATTACGATTCGGAGGTGCGCGAAAAGATCGGCGTCTATCTGAAAACCGTGTTCGAAGGCCGCGTCTCCGCCTTCTATCCGGCTTTCCCGGAAGGGGGACTGGCGCGCATCCATTTCATCATCGGCCGCTCCGGCTGCAAGACGCCGGAAGTGGATACGGCAACGATCGAGGCCGAAATCCGCGATATCGTGCGCACATGGGAAGATGCGCTGCGCGAGGCGGCCGGCCCCGAAGGCGTCGACCGGCAGGTGACGGAGATCGCCCAGCGTCTTCCGCAGAGCTACCGCAACAGTTTCTCGCCGGACGTCGCGCTCGTCGACGCCGCCCGCATTGCGCAGGTGAGCGGGGAGAACCCGATCGTGATCGACTATTATCGCGATGTCTTCCAGACGCAGGAACAGGCTTCGCTGAAGATCTATCACCATGGCAGCCCGGTGGCCCTGTCTCAGCGCGTGCCGATCCTCGAAAATCTGGGGTTCCGCGTCATCAGCGAGCGCACATTCGAGGTTGACGGAGGGAGCGGGACCGAAGGCGCGGACAAGGTGTTCGTCCACGACATGGAGCTGGAGAACGCCTATGGCCGGCCGGTCGACCTGTCCGACGGCGGCGCGCTGTTCGACGAGGCATTCCTCGCCGTGTGGCGCGGCGAAATGGACAATGACGGCTACAATGCGCTGGCCCAGACGGCTGGTCTCGCCGCCAGCGAAATACTGGTGCTGCGCGCCTATGGCCGCTACCTGCAGCAGGCGGGCATTCCGCAGAGCCAGGACTTCATCGCGGCGGCGCTGAACCGTTATCCCGAGATCGCGCGCGGGCTCTACATGCTGTTCGTCGCCCGTTTCGATCCGGCCGCACCGCAGGGCGACGAGGTGGCGGCGCGCCATCTCAAGGCCAAGATCAGGGACGCGCTGGAAGACGTTCCCAACATCGATGACGACACCATCATCCGCCGCTACCTCAACCTGATCGAGGCGACGCTGCGCACCAACCATTTCGTCGAGGGCAAGCTGGAGCGGGGTCACTCGCTGGCCTTCAAGCTCGATCCGCGCGCCATAGAAGGGCTGCCCGAGCCGCGGCCGTGGCGCGAGATCTTCGTCTATGGCTCGCAGGTCGAGGGCGTGCATCTGCGCTTCGGCCCGGTGGCGCGCGGAGGCCTGCGCCTGTCGGATCGCGCGCAGGACTACCGCACCGAGGTCCTGGGTCTGGTCAAGGCCCAGCAGGTCAAGAACGCGGTCATCGTGCCGGTCGGCGCCAAGGGCGGTTTTTATCCCAAGCGCCTGCCGGTGGGCGGCAGCCGCGACGAGGTGTTCGAGGCCGGCCGGGCTGCCTACATCAACTTCATCTCCAGCATGCTGTCGATCACCGACAATATCGGCACCGATGCGGTGATCCCGCCGCAGGGCGTGGTGCGCCATGATGGCGACGATCCATATTTCGTCGTCGCCGCAGACAAGGGCACCGCGACCTTCTCCGATACGGCCAACGCGATTTCCGAGGCGCATGATTTCTGGCTGGACGATGCCTTCGCCAGCGGCGGTTCGGCCGGCTACGACCATAAGGGCATGGCGATCACCGCGCGCGGTGCGTGGGAAGCGGTAAAGCGGCACTTCCGCGAAATGAACCGCGACATCCAGACGACGCCGTTCACCTGCATCGGCGTCGGCGACATGTCGGGCGACGTGTTCGGCAACGGCATGCTGCGGTCAGAGCAGACCCGCCTGATCGCGGCCTTCGACCATCGCGACATCTTCATCGATCCCGATCCGGACGCCGCCTCGTCCTTTGCCGAGCGCCAGCGCCTGTTCGGCGTGCCGCGTTCGAGCTGGCAGGACTACGACAAGTCGAAGCTCTCCGCCGGCGGCATGATCGTGTCGCGGTCGCAGAAGTCGATCACGCTGACGCCGGAGGCGGCTGCGGCGATCGGCATCGGCAAGACGGTCGCCACGCCGGTCGAGGTGATCCGCGCCATTCTTGCAGCACCTGTGGACCTGTTGTGGTTCGGCGGCATCGGCACCTATCTGAAGGCGGCCGGCGAAACCAATCAGGATGTGGGCGACCGCGCCAACGATGCCATCCGCATCAATGGCGGCGATGTGCGCGCCAAGGTCATAGGCGAGGGTGCTAACCTCGGCATGACCCAGCGCGCCCGCATCGAATATGGCCTCAGGGGCGGCCGCAGCAACTCCGACGCCATCGACAACTCCGGCGGTGTCAACTGTTCGGACGTCGAGGTCAACATCAAGATCGCGCTGGCCGCCGCCATGCGCAAGGGCGCGCTTGAGCGGCCCGCGCGCAACAAATTGCTGGCCGAGATGACGGATGAGGTGGCGGGGCTGGTTCTGGCCAACAACTACCAGCAGACGCTCGCCCTCTCGCTTGCGCGGCGGCGCGGCCTTGCCGACATGGCCCATCAGGCCCGCTTCATGGCGGCGCTGGAAAGCCGTGGCCTGCTCGACCGGGCGGTCGAGAACCTGCCTTCGGCTGCGGTGCTGGCCGAGCGCGAGGCGCGGGGCGAGCCGTTGACGCGGCCAGAGCTCGGTGTGCTGCTCGCCTATGCCAAGATCGTGCTGTTCAGCGATATCGTCGCCTCCGAGGTGCCGGACAATCCGCATTTCGGGCAGGACCTGATGAGCTACTTCCCGCATGCCATGGCTGAAAGGTTTGGCGAGGAAATCACCACCCATCGCCTGCGGCGCGAGATCATCACCCGGGTTCTGGCCAATGATCTGGTCAACCGTGGCGGGCCCACCTTCGTCAACCGGCTGATGGAGACGACGGGGCGCAGCGCTGCGGATGTGATGCTGACCTTCGTGTTGATCCGCGAAGGCTTCGGGCTGCCCGCGCTCTACGACGAGATCGATGCGCTCGACAACCGCATCGACGGCGAGGTTCAGCTCGGCCTCTACCAGACGGTCAGCCGGCTGATCTATGTGAACAGCGGCTGGTACCTGAAGAACGATGCCGGGGGCGGCGACCTCGACGAACGCATTGCGAGCCTCAAGACGGCGCGGACGGAACTTGAGCCGAACCTGCTCCAGCTGCTGCCCGAAACGTCCCGCGAACGGGTGGATGCCGCGCGCGCGGATCTCGTCTCGCACGGCGTGCCCGAACAGCTCGCAGCCCGGCTGGCGCTGGCCGAGTTCGCCGATCTGGTGCCCGACATCGCGCTCACCGCGCGCCTGGCCGGTGCGGATATGATCGCGGCGGCGCGGGCGTTCTTCGCGGTCAGCGAAGCGTTTCGTATCGCCCGCATCGAAGAGGCCGCCTATGCGATCTCGCCCTCCGACTATTACGACCAGCTCGCCCTGTCGCGCGCGACCGACACGATCGACGCCGCACGGAGCGGCATCGCGGTGGCGGCGCTGGCCGGCCATGGCGGGGCGGAAGATCCGGTGGCCGCGTGGCTGGAAGCTGGTGGCGCGCGCGTCGGCGCGATCCGGGAGCGTCTTCAGGCCCTGACCGAGGCGGGCGACATCTCGGTGTCGCGCCTGTCCGTCGCGGCGGGGCTGATGAGCGATCTGTCGGGGCCGCGCGGGGCCTGA